Within Paracoccus jeotgali, the genomic segment GTCCGGCGGCGCGATGCGATCGAAGCCGATCTGGGGCAGCGCCTCAAGCAGCAGGGCGCGGTTTTCGGCATAGACCGCCAGATTGGCCTGACATTCCTCGCGCGCCGACAGGGCGGCAAGGGCCGCGACCTGGCTGGCATGGGGCGGGCAGATGAACATGCTTTGGGTGATCCGCTCGATGGTGCGGACATGGTCGGGCGGCACGATCATCCAGCCCACGCGCCAGCCGGTCATGGCGAAATACTTGGAAAACGAGTTGATCACATAAACGTCGTCGCTGACCTCGAGCGCGGTGTGGCAACGCTCGCCATAGCTCAGCCCGTGATAGATCTCGTCCGAGATGACGCTGATCCCCAACTCTGCCGCGCGGTTCAGCAGCCCGCGATAATCCTCCAGCCCCAGCATCGTCCCCGAGGGGTTGCCGGGCGAGGCGAGCATCAGCCCGGCCACGTCATCTGGCAGATCCTCGGGCCGGGGCTGGTAGCGGTGTTCGGGCGCGGTCGGCAGGCCGACCGGCTCCAGCGACATCGCCCGCAGGATCTGGCGATAGCTGGGATAGCCGGGCTCGCCCAGGGCCACGCGCTCGCCCGCATCGAACAGCGCCGAAAACGCCAGCAGGAAGGCGCCGGACGACCCCGGCGTGACGATCACCCGTTCGGGGTCGAGGTCCAGCCCATACCAGTCACGATACAGATCCGCGATCCCCTGCCGCAGGGCCGGCAGGCCAAGCGCGCCGGTATAGCCAAGCGGCTCGTCCAGACGCGCCTGCAGGGCCGCGCGGGCGGCGGCCGGGGCCGGGGTCGAGGGCTGGCCGATCTCGAGATGGATGATCGAGCGGCCGGCGGCCTCGGCACGCATCGCCGCCTCCATCACATCCATGACGATGAAGGGATCGACCTGACCCCGGCGTGACTGGCGCATCATAGCCTCGCTGCGA encodes:
- a CDS encoding pyridoxal phosphate-dependent aminotransferase is translated as MRQSRRGQVDPFIVMDVMEAAMRAEAAGRSIIHLEIGQPSTPAPAAARAALQARLDEPLGYTGALGLPALRQGIADLYRDWYGLDLDPERVIVTPGSSGAFLLAFSALFDAGERVALGEPGYPSYRQILRAMSLEPVGLPTAPEHRYQPRPEDLPDDVAGLMLASPGNPSGTMLGLEDYRGLLNRAAELGISVISDEIYHGLSYGERCHTALEVSDDVYVINSFSKYFAMTGWRVGWMIVPPDHVRTIERITQSMFICPPHASQVAALAALSAREECQANLAVYAENRALLLEALPQIGFDRIAPPDGAFYIYADVAHLTDDSVGFAAEILDKAGVAVTPGLDFDPRRGRQTIRFSYAGSTADMHEAMDRLRRFMADR